In the Pseudanabaena sp. PCC 7367 genome, one interval contains:
- a CDS encoding right-handed parallel beta-helix repeat-containing protein, with protein MAVINVTTTLDENDGGLGLGAGDSLREAIIEANTNADAVDTIVLVSGLTYTLTIAGVGEDLAATGDLDINSVVANANITIETDGAAQATIDAAGLDRVFDVRNGDATVNFIGLTITGGDVAARGGGVRLVNNATLNVTDSTVTGNTAGDGGGIGGRNGNIITITNSEISGNTADDGGGIYVYDTSGMNPAPSLTITGSVISGNTATNDGGGIYVYEDHTVTITNSQITGNSAGDEGGGFYTDDYNTVTITNSTFSGNTANDDGGGAHFEDENTVSITTSTFSGNYANDNGGGIYFEDDNNFTIDSSTIDTNTADDGGGIYFDDGNTATIVQSTISGNSALQMGGGIYIEDADNNDITVSHSTIAFNTATTGGGGIFIDPGNATLTIDNTIVAANVDPATPDIDNGGTIVTNGFNIIGDNTGAVADFPAGIPNANDDFVGTAMDPIDPGLAPLADNGGPTQTHALGDGCSLAINNGDPNFVAPPDFDQRGMGFDRVFGGRIDIGAFELQNSAGVLVFGNTSFGTPGSDTIVGDANNNTLNGNGGDDSLFGSDGIDRVNGGLGNDFLGGGLGNDFLNGGAGNDTMDGACGGTGTGEFDRLTGGGGAGADTFILGASFGSYYLGNGDADFAYISDFNSGVDTIVLNGVLADYTFVPNTTVNNLTGQGIFNGGDLVAIVQQQMINTVTDLVFV; from the coding sequence ATGGCGGTAATTAACGTTACAACGACGCTGGATGAAAATGATGGCGGCCTTGGTCTTGGCGCTGGTGATAGTTTGCGCGAAGCGATCATTGAAGCGAACACTAATGCCGACGCGGTCGATACGATCGTCCTGGTCAGTGGTCTTACCTATACTCTGACCATTGCTGGCGTTGGTGAAGACTTGGCCGCAACTGGCGATCTCGATATTAATTCAGTTGTGGCTAATGCCAACATCACAATCGAGACCGATGGCGCTGCACAAGCCACGATCGATGCTGCTGGCTTAGATCGGGTGTTTGATGTGCGTAATGGCGATGCCACGGTTAACTTCATTGGCCTGACCATTACTGGTGGTGATGTAGCAGCCCGTGGTGGTGGGGTGCGACTGGTCAATAATGCCACCTTGAATGTGACCGACAGCACGGTTACTGGTAACACCGCTGGTGATGGTGGTGGAATCGGTGGCCGCAACGGCAACATCATCACGATTACTAATTCAGAGATTTCTGGTAATACTGCCGATGATGGTGGTGGAATTTATGTCTACGATACCAGTGGCATGAATCCCGCGCCCAGCCTGACTATCACTGGCAGTGTGATCAGTGGTAACACTGCCACTAATGATGGTGGTGGAATTTATGTTTATGAAGACCACACCGTAACAATCACTAATTCGCAGATTACTGGTAACAGTGCTGGCGATGAAGGTGGTGGGTTCTACACCGATGACTATAACACTGTCACGATTACCAACAGTACATTCAGTGGTAACACTGCCAATGATGATGGTGGTGGTGCCCATTTTGAAGATGAAAATACTGTCTCGATTACTACCAGTACATTCAGTGGTAATTATGCCAATGATAATGGTGGTGGGATTTATTTTGAAGACGATAACAATTTCACGATCGACAGCAGCACGATCGACACCAACACTGCCGATGATGGTGGTGGCATCTACTTTGATGATGGCAATACGGCCACAATTGTGCAGAGCACGATCAGTGGCAACAGCGCTCTCCAGATGGGTGGTGGTATTTACATCGAAGATGCAGATAACAACGATATTACAGTCAGCCACAGCACGATCGCCTTTAACACTGCAACCACTGGTGGCGGCGGTATCTTTATCGATCCTGGTAATGCCACACTGACGATCGACAACACGATCGTGGCTGCAAACGTTGATCCGGCTACTCCAGATATCGACAACGGCGGTACGATCGTTACCAATGGCTTTAACATCATTGGTGATAACACCGGTGCAGTGGCCGACTTCCCGGCTGGCATTCCCAACGCCAATGATGACTTTGTGGGCACGGCAATGGACCCGATCGATCCGGGCTTGGCTCCCCTGGCCGACAATGGTGGCCCGACTCAAACCCATGCCCTTGGTGATGGCTGTAGCTTAGCGATCAACAATGGTGATCCTAACTTTGTGGCTCCGCCTGACTTCGACCAGCGTGGTATGGGTTTCGATCGCGTCTTTGGTGGCCGGATTGATATTGGTGCATTTGAATTGCAAAACTCCGCTGGCGTTCTGGTCTTTGGTAATACTTCCTTTGGCACGCCCGGCTCTGACACGATCGTCGGTGATGCCAATAACAACACCCTCAATGGCAACGGTGGTGATGACAGCCTGTTCGGCAGTGATGGCATCGATCGGGTCAATGGCGGTTTAGGTAATGACTTCCTTGGTGGTGGCCTGGGCAATGACTTCCTCAACGGTGGGGCAGGCAACGACACAATGGATGGCGCTTGCGGCGGCACTGGCACTGGAGAATTCGATCGCCTCACTGGTGGTGGCGGTGCTGGTGCAGATACGTTTATCCTCGGCGCTAGCTTTGGTTCGTACTATCTCGGTAACGGTGATGCTGACTTTGCCTACATCAGCGATTTCAACTCTGGTGTGGATACGATCGTGCTGAATGGTGTGTTGGCCGACTACACGTTTGTGCCGAATACCACGGTAAATAATCTCACTGGTCAGGGCATCTTCAACGGTGGCGATCTGGTGGCGATCGTGCAGCAGCAGATGATTAACACCGTCACTGATTTGGTGTTTGTCTAA
- a CDS encoding mechanosensitive ion channel family protein — MQILSLLQHYLTQFLAPALKRRLLTWSPTRQFNRVNRLLRFLRSALIGCLVCMAIAAVNPLPLSAQLPFPGNQLFVNDRPVVNTAGQIGNIVYAPIMLDGHNLFSVGAESAGTNVPGIPRPVDTKIGVIEERLKLAIDRGIDINNLEIIYELTANDNAEIFLVSGLDLAEPFKLLTLTQIDATVCGLTLAESGDHIVHILHDALIRAMLERQPAYLQRHALYSVLAIMGMIGASTILFFIQKRLNHQWGQSKAVNQQKAKELADTHQKNLAEEEDITDERQYVMEQIIGHEVQCTRQVNRYNFRRIILQIAHVVIWFGGIAWIVGLFPYSRWLQFFILSQPLMVIVILMVRPAASYSSIWIDRSLDKWAKRESINEDMMQRWNLRINSFGPIVKAGINTLLWLFTILFVLYCLRIPVAPILAGAGILGLAVSLGAQTLVRDLISGALILVEDQYAIGDFVILNETFGRVEKMNLRTTSLRNRQGNLITLPNSDIRLVNNLSKDWARYKLYIYVDHSTEVDYAYQVIKQVADEMSADPFWSDKIIESEIRGVEDIDALGYSVGLRFETKPGIYRKVVREYRRRLKNAFEKAGIKFGMNLMSILNRDVLQPIGISSGNGSSAIH; from the coding sequence ATGCAGATTCTATCTCTCTTGCAGCATTATCTTACTCAATTTCTGGCTCCGGCGCTAAAGCGACGACTACTTACCTGGTCACCAACCAGACAATTCAATCGAGTCAATCGGTTGCTGAGGTTTTTGCGCTCGGCTTTGATCGGCTGCCTGGTTTGTATGGCGATCGCCGCCGTTAATCCCTTGCCCCTATCTGCCCAACTGCCATTTCCGGGTAATCAACTTTTTGTCAATGATCGCCCAGTGGTCAACACCGCCGGCCAGATCGGTAATATTGTCTACGCGCCAATTATGTTGGATGGACATAACCTGTTTTCGGTGGGAGCAGAATCGGCTGGGACAAATGTTCCTGGGATTCCCAGGCCAGTAGATACCAAAATCGGGGTGATCGAAGAAAGGTTGAAACTGGCGATCGATCGGGGCATAGATATTAACAATCTGGAAATTATTTATGAGCTTACTGCCAATGATAATGCCGAAATCTTTTTAGTCAGCGGTTTAGATCTAGCCGAACCATTTAAATTACTGACCCTGACCCAAATTGATGCCACCGTCTGTGGCCTGACCCTGGCGGAATCGGGCGATCACATTGTGCATATTCTCCACGATGCTTTGATCCGTGCCATGCTCGAGCGCCAGCCAGCTTATTTGCAGCGTCATGCCCTTTACAGTGTCCTGGCAATTATGGGGATGATTGGCGCTAGTACGATCTTGTTTTTTATTCAAAAACGACTCAATCATCAATGGGGGCAATCCAAAGCTGTAAACCAACAAAAAGCGAAAGAACTGGCGGACACCCACCAGAAGAATTTGGCCGAGGAAGAAGATATCACCGACGAGCGTCAGTATGTGATGGAGCAGATTATTGGCCATGAGGTGCAATGCACTCGCCAGGTAAATCGCTATAACTTCCGACGTATAATCCTGCAAATTGCCCATGTTGTGATCTGGTTTGGTGGGATTGCCTGGATTGTGGGATTATTCCCCTATAGCCGCTGGCTGCAATTCTTTATTCTTTCGCAGCCATTGATGGTGATCGTAATCTTAATGGTGCGTCCAGCCGCCAGCTATAGTTCAATTTGGATCGATCGCTCCCTGGATAAATGGGCTAAACGCGAATCGATTAACGAAGATATGATGCAACGCTGGAACCTGCGCATCAATAGCTTTGGGCCGATCGTCAAGGCGGGCATTAATACTCTTTTATGGTTGTTTACCATCCTGTTTGTGCTCTATTGCCTGCGGATTCCAGTTGCGCCAATTCTGGCTGGGGCAGGGATTCTAGGTTTGGCGGTTTCTTTGGGGGCGCAAACCCTGGTGCGGGATTTAATTAGCGGTGCATTGATTCTGGTAGAAGACCAATATGCGATCGGTGATTTTGTAATTCTCAATGAAACCTTTGGCCGGGTTGAGAAAATGAACTTGCGGACTACTTCGCTGCGCAATCGCCAGGGAAACTTGATCACCCTGCCCAACAGCGATATTAGGCTGGTGAATAACCTCTCCAAGGATTGGGCACGCTATAAACTTTATATCTATGTTGATCACTCCACCGAAGTTGATTATGCCTACCAGGTGATTAAACAGGTGGCCGATGAAATGAGCGCCGATCCATTCTGGAGCGATAAAATCATTGAATCAGAAATTCGTGGTGTAGAAGATATCGATGCCCTTGGCTATAGCGTGGGCTTAAGGTTTGAAACCAAGCCGGGGATCTATCGCAAAGTAGTACGCGAATATCGTCGCCGTCTTAAGAATGCCTTTGAGAAAGCTGGAATCAAGTTTGGTATGAATTTGATGTCGATCCTGAATCGGGATGTGCTCCAGCCGATCGGCATTAGTTCTGGTAATGGTTCCAGTGCGATCCACTAA